The following nucleotide sequence is from Bacteroidota bacterium.
TCTGTAATAGAGCGAGTTAGTGTTCACCTTAATGATTATCAGCATGTATTTTGTAATTCAACAAAGAAGTTCTTTGACAAAGCACAGCAATATTCATTAGGAATAATACAAAGTCAGATGCGCAATATTGAAAGAATAAGCGAAGATTTGGGAGCTAACTACCATCAAATGCAGCACTTTATAACTGAGTCTAACTGGGATCATCGAGTTTTGATAAATCAAGTAGCCCAGGAAGTAAGCCAGGTTTTACCCAAAAGAAAACTTACAGGATTGATTATTGATGAAAGTGGTTGGGTAAAAAAAGGCGACCATAGCGTAGGCGTTGGACATCAATATTGTGGGAATGTAGGGAAACTATCAAATAGTCAGGTTGCGGTATTTGCTTGTTTAAGTAATGGGGATTTTGCATCAATGGTTGATGCCCGACTATACCTTCCCAAGGCTTGGTGTGACGACAAGACAAGATGCGAAAAAGCAGGCGTTCCTGTAAAGCACCGAACATTTAAAACTAAGCTCGAACTGGCATTAGAAATTATTCGCCAGCAAGTAACCAATGGCATCATCTTCGATTTTATTGGAGGCGATGGTTATTATGGTAACGATGTGGATTTTGCCAGCAGCATAGATTTGCTTGGTTATCTGTACATGCTGGATATCCATAAAGACCAAAAAATATATTTGGAACGTCCTGACTTGGCTATTCCCGAGCGAAAAAGCAATAAGGGTCGTGAACCCAAGAAATTAAAAGCAACTACAGACGAATTAAGTGTATCAAAATATTTACAGACTTTAAATGACGAAAATTGGCAGCGTATTAGTGTTCGTAATACAGCCAAAGGAGTTCTTGTAGCTGACTATCATTTTATAAAGCTTTGGATAATCAATAACAGTAAAATGCAAGTAGAGCAAAGGTTACTGGTTATCCGTAAAACGAAAACCAAAGAAGGCAAGGACGAAATAAAATATTCTTTTACCAATGCTAATCTTGAACAATACACTAAGAAAGCTATAGCCTATATGCAAGCACAACGGTACTTTGTAGAACATTGCATAAAAGAATCAAAACAGATACTCGGGCTAGACCAGTTTCAGACACGAAAATGGCTTGCATGGCAACACCAGGTTGCATTAAACTTTTTGGTCTCGTCATTTATTTTAAAAGAAAAATTGCATTGCTTTGATGATTTACCTTTACTATCGGCTCGTGATATTAAAGAATTTATCACTTTTAAACTTTATAAACAGATGACCGAAGAACAAATGATTGATAGAATTTATGACCGGCATTTAAAACGACAGCGTGATATAAATTACTCATATTCAAAATTGTAAATCTGTTAAAGTAGAATTAATTGTAAATTTAAATAGCTTTTAAAACAAATCGTGCTTTAATACGTTTAAGAAGCTGGAAATTGACAATCGAAAAAGGACATTATTTAATAACTAAAACAAACAATTATGAAATTTAACAAATGGTTTTTAGGTCTGGCCGTGTTAGGCCTTGTGTTTGCTTCTTGCGAAGATGATACCGACCCTGTTGGTCCCACCATTACTTTTAAAGCCGGAGCTGGATTAACCACTGGCGATGCTACAGTTGATGCTGGTGATACAGTACATTTCTCCTGGGAAGTAGT
It contains:
- a CDS encoding IS701 family transposase; this translates as MRNIERISEDLGANYHQMQHFITESNWDHRVLINQVAQEVSQVLPKRKLTGLIIDESGWVKKGDHSVGVGHQYCGNVGKLSNSQVAVFACLSNGDFASMVDARLYLPKAWCDDKTRCEKAGVPVKHRTFKTKLELALEIIRQQVTNGIIFDFIGGDGYYGNDVDFASSIDLLGYLYMLDIHKDQKIYLERPDLAIPERKSNKGREPKKLKATTDELSVSKYLQTLNDENWQRISVRNTAKGVLVADYHFIKLWIINNSKMQVEQRLLVIRKTKTKEGKDEIKYSFTNANLEQYTKKAIAYMQAQRYFVEHCIKESKQILGLDQFQTRKWLAWQHQVALNFLVSSFILKEKLHCFDDLPLLSARDIKEFITFKLYKQMTEEQMIDRIYDRHLKRQRDINYSYSKL